TTTGCCAGTCGGGATCTCGTGCTGGCTATGCGATGGCCGCAAGACAGTGTCCGACCGACTTGCGAGAAGAGTAGGAGGTTGGAATTCCCGAGGAGTAGAGCATGTTTCCCAAATTTCCGGGAAAGGGGCTGGGAACCTCGACTGACATGTTGCAGTTTGAGGAAAGGTTGTCTGGAACGGCATTCCGGCCCCATGTTGGGGTGTGAACCCGAAAGACGCGCGTTCCAGACGACTGTATTCTGACATCCTCACCACCTTCGACCGCAAGCAGCACCGCGACACCTTCCGCGTCCTCCTGGACCTCTTCCTCGAAGCGAAAGGCCGCCCCCTCCCCACCCAGGCCACCGTCAAATCACCCTCCGCACTCAGCCGCGTCTTGGGCAGAACGGACGCCCCCCTGGACGCCTGCCCGCTTCCTCAACCACTACGGCTGGAACACCCGCGCCCTCGCGCGCGCCCTACGACAGCACGCCCAACACGTCCTGCTCGACTTCTGGCGCTCAGCACCGCACCAGCGTCCCCGACTCGACCTACTGATCAACCTCACCAGCCTTGAAAAAGCCGGCGACTTCCCCCTCTTGGGTGACTGGATGCACGTGTACAACGGCGTCCACGGTGTTCACCTCGTCGTCCTGTACCTGTGCTGCGGGCCCCTCAAGCTCCCCTGGGCCGTTCAGGTCTGGCGCGGCAAAGGCACACCCTCATCGCCCCTGCTCGCCCTGAAGCTCCTTCGTACCGTCCCCGCATCCCTGTTGCGGAGCGGCAGGCGACCGTGCGTTCACGCCGACGGCGGGTTCGAGTGCGCCGCGTTCATCCATGGCGTCCTCGACCTTGGTCTTGATGTCGTCGTCGGTGTGCGGTGCACGCGGGCGCTGCTGGATGGACGGCGCGTCAAGGACGTGTCCGTGCGGGGTGACCGGGTACGACTTCGGGGTTACGCGCCCTGATGACCGTCTCGTGGGTGTGGCTGTACCGCAATGCCGTGCCGGAGCAGCGGTTCGTGATGACCAACCGCGTGCTGGGTGGCGTTCACCTGGCGCGAATTGGGAAGCGCAGGTGGAAGATCGAAGCGTTCTTCAAGACGATCAAGGGCCGCTTCGGGCTGGAGCGCTTCGCGCAGTCGCGCAAACAGGGCGCGTTCTGCTTCTGGTGCCTTTCAACGCTCGCGTTCTTGCTGTGCCATCTTGCCGATCTCGATCTGCCGTCGAACGTGCCGGGCGCATGGCCGGACTGGGGTGAACGGGCGTTGGGCGTGCGTCTCACGCTGCTGGCTGACGTGCGGCGTGCTGCACTGCTGCTTGAACTCGCGCGGCTCGATGCTGTGCAAAACGCTCTTCTTGCCGCTTCACCCTGAACTGCAAATACTGTGTTGGCTTCGGGTCGTCAAGGTGAAGCAGCGGTTACAACCGCTGCTTCACCTTGACGACCCTCGCCCTGAAGAAAATGACGGCCAGTCTTCAGTACGGCAAAGGAGACGCGGAGCAACTTGCGAGCGAGCGCGATCAACGCGACCTTCTTCGGCTTCCCGGCGGCGACCAGCCTTCGATAGAAGTCCCCCAACGGATTCTGCAAGCGTGAGGTAGTCACAGCGGACAAGTACATTGCCCGTCGCAACCTGGAGTTCCCAATTTTCGAGATGCGGCACTTCCCGACCATCGCGCCGGACTGACGAGGCACGGGGGAAAGACCGGCATACGCAGCCCATTGCTGCGAGGAATCCATGGTGCTGAGGTGTTTGGTTTCGCTCAGCATGATCGCGGCAGTCAACGGTCCAATACCAGGCACGGTGCACAGCAACTCCACCTGCGTGTGAAACTCGTCCTGGACGGCAAGGGTGCCCTTGATGGCCTGATTCACTTGGCTCAACTGCTCTTCGAGCAGCGCCAGGCGCGCTTCGCATAGGGCGACGACCAGTTGGTCGGCTTGACGCCGATGGTCGAGCGCGTGATGCCGGCCTTTTTCAAGAGTGATCAGCTCGACAACCGCATCCCGTTCGTGCAGCAAGTCCCGCAGCGTTTCTGTTTCCTCAGTCGGGGGGCTCCAGGGAGCGGGTTTCATGGTGGCGCCGTACCGGGCGATGAGTTCGGCGTCCATCTTGTCGGTCTTGCCGCGCCTGAGGGTGCTTTTGGCGAAGAACTTGATCTGAGCGGCGTTCACGACGCATACGGTGAAGCCAGCAGTGTGGAGGTGCGTGGCGATGCGCTCCCAGTACACTCCTGTGGCTTCCATCACCACGGTGGTGTCACTGCTGTGGAGTGACTGGCGTTGCAGCCACCGGAACAGTTGCTGATGGCCGAGGAGGGTGTTTGGGAAGATACGAACCCGGTCTACAGGGACGAAGGACCCGTCGACTGGGACACGGAGCAGGCGAGCGTACAGGTCGCTTTTGCCAACGTCGATACCGAGGACAAACATCCGTTTCCTCCTGCATGGGAGAAGTGGTCACTTGCCCGGTTCGGTCGGCGGGATTTTGTGTGCAGGCTCTTGGGCCTTGAAACTGTTGCGCCTGATCGAAGGGTCTCAAGCCCGGCCGGTATTTGCACCACGACCTTGATGGTCAAACTCCTGAGCAGGCTCGTGGGCTTGAGGGGGTGTGACAGACCAAGCTTCCCACGGCTCGGCCCAACACACAAACTCCTGAGTGAGACGGTGCTCGGCCGGCCCCTGCAACCTGGTGAAATGATGCATCAGGGGGATGGCGACGAGGCAAAGTGTTCCCGGCGC
This is a stretch of genomic DNA from Deinococcus peraridilitoris DSM 19664. It encodes these proteins:
- a CDS encoding transposase; its protein translation is MTVSWVWLYRNAVPEQRFVMTNRVLGGVHLARIGKRRWKIEAFFKTIKGRFGLERFAQSRKQGAFCFWCLSTLAFLLCHLADLDLPSNVPGAWPDWGERALGVRLTLLADVRRAALLLELARLDAVQNALLAASP
- a CDS encoding IS110 family transposase, with translation MFVLGIDVGKSDLYARLLRVPVDGSFVPVDRVRIFPNTLLGHQQLFRWLQRQSLHSSDTTVVMEATGVYWERIATHLHTAGFTVCVVNAAQIKFFAKSTLRRGKTDKMDAELIARYGATMKPAPWSPPTEETETLRDLLHERDAVVELITLEKGRHHALDHRRQADQLVVALCEARLALLEEQLSQVNQAIKGTLAVQDEFHTQVELLCTVPGIGPLTAAIMLSETKHLSTMDSSQQWAAYAGLSPVPRQSGAMVGKCRISKIGNSRLRRAMYLSAVTTSRLQNPLGDFYRRLVAAGKPKKVALIALARKLLRVSFAVLKTGRHFLQGEGRQGEAAVVTAASP